AAAGCAGGATGTGATTTTAATTAGAGAGTAGACCCCATTCGAAGAGTATATGGTCGCAAGCAAACATCTCACCAAAACATACCACATATATGCCACCTGAATTCCAGATTGACCACGTTTCTGTTTGTTTGACTCAGACAGTAAGCAGCGAAGAGAACTTTTTACAATATTTCGAAAGCTTAGAGGATATCTCTCAACATGAATTGTCAAAGAAGCGTGTTGAAAAGAATTTGGAAGATCCTCTTGAAAGCTACATACAAATAACAGACTCCTCAAGTGGTCTTGATGAACCAAGTCCGGATTCTTCATCCACGCAACTGCTTATCGACTCGATAAGCGATGGTGAAAAATTCCATGCTCACGCTAATATAGACAACCAAGACTATATAGACTCATTTAATGAATTTTTCAGTAGCATTTCCTCTACAGTAGGCACTTTAACTGCAGGGACAACAATTGTTAACGCAACTGTTGATGAAGGGTTTGATGCCTTTTCAGAGCGCCTATCGCTGCCTATTAGTTCTGATAGTGAGTATACAGTGCGAGGTATACGTATAAACAATGGAGATGGTACATATACCTTTCAAGATCTGAGCGAATTTGAATCTGAGGATGATTCTATAGCGGTGCGCTATAGTAAAGATGAGCTTGTAAAGGTTGATTCAGAACACACATCAGACTTCATCGGAGAAGAAATAAGTAAGGTTGAGTCCTTTGTTGGAAGTGAGAGTCAATGAGTACTGCTTTCAAAGAGTGGAGAGAGCGTGACACTCAACAGCGTAGAGACAGGGCGAACAACCCTGTTGAGCGCAGAGGCGCACACAGTACTCACCACACTTTTGAGCCCACATCACGAAGTGTGGAATACATTGAGGAAAAAAGTCACAAAGGTAACTATGAGCGAATGCTCCGCGATACCTTAGCAAATGAAAAGCTACGGAACATCTATAAACATATCCGAACGTCTGAGGGAGAATGGATACAATTTAGAGATGTTCATGAGGAGTTTAGCGACCTAGATGAGTTGGAGCTCACAAGGGAACTTCGTCATTTACAGAGAACGTGTCTAATTGAGAGAGGAATGACGAAAATAAACGGAGAAGTCAAGTCTCTATATCGTATAGATTCAATTATAGAAGGTTCTGAGCAGATTGTTGAAGAATACCTTTAACTACTCTACTTAATGCCCTTATCAGCTACTCCGATTAATATCTCGAACGAAAAGATCAAATCTACGAGAGATGCAATTATTGAAAGGAATGATCATCTTGAATATTCAAATATTCCTGTTGCAGTATTTGGCCCATTTTCAAGCAAATTCAACCCGTATGATGGAACTGCAATAGAAAAATCTCTTGACGATTCTATTAGCAACTCGGGAGACGTAGCATATGAGTTTTTAGAAGAAAACGTTGGAAGTGCTGGAGAAGATAACAATCCTAAAACTGGATCACAAGCACAGGTAGAAAACGAATTTTTGAATGAAGTTAAGAACGGCCTGCGAGATAAAGGTGTAAATGCTTTTGTAGCAAGTGACGTTCCTCCCTTTAGCGATCAAGAGAACACCATTGAGGATTGGGAAGACTATTTTGATGATGCTCAGCTTGGTGAGTGGGACTATGTCACGCAGAGCTACATATATTCAAAGATAGCGAATATAAATATATTCGTCTTCCGGTACCTTGGTAACCCTGTAGGTGTTACTTATGAAATAGCAGATATCTTTCGTGGTGCAAGGTCTGATGATCAACCAGAGATATTAGAACAGTCGTTACTCTGGTTTGAAAGTAGAATCGATGAGGAAATAAGAGCAAATAAAAAATATACCTCTCGATCAGAAGAAGAGATACGCCAACATCTTTCAGATAGTAGTGGGCCTCATTATCTTTCAGCTATGCTTGAACATGTGACTACGGATCAGAATTCAGATTTTGAACCGGCTTCTGATGTAAACCCAACAATATGGGAGCCGTTCCAACGTAGTCAAGATATAATTGATAAGACCGTAGCAAAAGTGAAGATGGCATCTAATTCTGATGAAAGGTATGTTTCTCCAATTCAACGAATGTGCGATGTTAACTAATCCACTAGATCACAACTATCCTTTCTCTCCCCTAGGATTGCACATCAACAAATCTATCACCCGAATATACGCGCGAAACCAATAACATCATGTGAATAAATTGAAATCCTATATAGATGTCCTTG
The sequence above is drawn from the Halostagnicola kamekurae genome and encodes:
- a CDS encoding DUF7509 family protein, producing MPLSATPINISNEKIKSTRDAIIERNDHLEYSNIPVAVFGPFSSKFNPYDGTAIEKSLDDSISNSGDVAYEFLEENVGSAGEDNNPKTGSQAQVENEFLNEVKNGLRDKGVNAFVASDVPPFSDQENTIEDWEDYFDDAQLGEWDYVTQSYIYSKIANINIFVFRYLGNPVGVTYEIADIFRGARSDDQPEILEQSLLWFESRIDEEIRANKKYTSRSEEEIRQHLSDSSGPHYLSAMLEHVTTDQNSDFEPASDVNPTIWEPFQRSQDIIDKTVAKVKMASNSDERYVSPIQRMCDVN